The Anas platyrhynchos isolate ZD024472 breed Pekin duck chromosome 3, IASCAAS_PekinDuck_T2T, whole genome shotgun sequence genome includes a window with the following:
- the PM20D2 gene encoding xaa-Arg dipeptidase: MRPQDALLEELKQRACEGVELNAARLGALSRSIWSRPELAYEEHHAHDALTRFFASGELPGAAWAVRPRYKLGTAFRADWGTAGPQGPPAPLRIAFLCEYDALPGIGHACGHNLIAEVGAAAALGLKAALESLPQPAPSAVQVAVLGTPAEEQGGGKIDLINAGAFDDLDVVFMAHPSQENAAYLPDVAEHDVTVKYYGKASHAAAYPWEGVNALDAAVLAYNNLSVLRQQMKPTWRVHGVIKNGGVKPNIIPSYTELEFYLRAPSMRDLSVLTEKVENCFKAAALATGCRVEIKGGENDYYNVLPNKSLEKAYKENGKKLGIEFISEDSILNGLSGSTDFGNVTFVVPGIHPYFYIGSDALNHTEQYTEAAGSQNAQFYALRTAKALAMTALDVIFKPDLLEQVREDFRQVKLKEEGQLNPAEPGKESGVDTGACASR, from the exons ATGAGGCCGCAGGACGCGttgctggaggagctgaagcAGCGGGCGTGCGAGGGCGTGGAGCTGAACGCGGCGCGGCTGGGCGCCCTGAGCCGCAGCATCTGGAGCCGGCCCGAGCTGGCCTACGAGGAGCACCACGCTCACGACGCCCTCACCCGCTTCTTCGCCAGCGGGGAGCTGCCGGGCGCCGCCTGGGCCGTGCGGCCCCGCTACAAGCTGGGCACGGCCTTCCGCGCCGACTGGGGCACGGCCGGGCCGCAGGgaccccccgccccgctccgcatCGCCTTCCTCTGCGAGTACGACGCGCTGCCCGGCATCGGGCACGCCTGCGGCCACAACCTCATCGCCGAGGTGGGGGCAGCCGCCGCCCTGGGGCTTAAAGCCGCCCTGGAGAGCCTGCCGCAGCCCGCTCCCAGCGCCGTGCAG GTCGCCGTGCTGGGGACGCCTGCGGAGGAGCAAGGAGGTGGCAAAATTGACCTGATAAACGCCGGGGCGTTTGACGACCTGGATGTGGTGTTTATGGCGCACCCGTCGCAAGAAAACGCGGCCTATCTGCCTGATGTGGCTGAGCACGA CGTGACTGTGAAATACTATGGAAAagcttctcatgctgctgcTTATCCTTGGGAAGGAGTTAATGCATTAGATGCTGCTGTTCTTGCATACAACAATCTGTCTGTTTTAAGACAGCAAATGAAACCAACCTGGAGAGTTCATG gcGTAATAAAAAATGGTGGTGTGAAACCTAACATTATTCCTTCTTACACCGAGCTGGAGTTCTACTTGCGTGCCCCATCAATGAGAGATCTTTCTGTTCTGACAGAGAAGGTTGAGAACTGcttcaaagctgcagcactgGCCACAGGATGCAGA GTGGAAATAAAAGGTGGAGAGAATGATTACTACAATGTGCTTCCAAAtaagagcctggagaaggcttaCAAGGAGAACGGAAAGAAGCTTGGAATAGAATTTATATCAGAAGACTCTATTTTGAATGGTTTGTCAG GTTCCACGGACTTTGGAAATGTTACCTTTGTAGTCCCTGGGATTCATCCTTATTTTTATATTGGCTCTGATGCATTGAATCATACTGAGCAGTACACAGAAGCTGCAG gGTCACAGAATGCTCAGTTCTATGCTTTGCGCACAGCAAAAGCTTTGGCAATGACAGCACTCGATGTCATTTTCAAGCCAGATCTTTTAGAACAAGTCAGAGAAGACTTTAGACAAGTGAAGCTAAAGGAAGAGGGGCAACTAAATCCAGCAGAACCTGGCAAAGAATCTGGTGTTGACACAGGAGCATGTGCATCGCGCTAA